GTAGGGTAATAAAAGATTGTGCTTCTTCATAACGTTTCATATAGATAAGCCCTGACAAAGTCGCCATCCAATTAAGGTGCTCATGTCGTAAAGCTCGCAAATTATCAATGTATTGAGTTACTTGCGTTAATTTCATACTTAATAAATTGATATCATCATAATTACGAAAAGTGATCACCCAACCTTGAATTTGATCATCTACAATCACTCGAATGCGGTTAGCAATAACAATAATATTATTAAAGTAACAAATATGATCGTGTACATCTTTTGTCTGATTTTCATTTCCGTAAAGAAAATCAGTTGATTTGATAAAATTACGTAAATCATGGTTAAGTAATTCCTGATCACTCGCAATAATATCTAACATGTTTCGAGCCGATTGATTGATATTGATAATTTTATAATTAAGATCAATGGCAATAATGCCCTCAAAAATAGATTCCATTATTGATTTTTGACTTTTAACCAACAAAGCAATCGCTTTTGGCTCTAAGTTAAACATCTGTTTTTTTACTGCTTTTGAAAAAAAGAACGAAAATACAAACAAAGCAAAAAAGAGTAAGGAACAAAAAATGATAATGGGTATAAATTGGTTAATATGTAATACATAAATATCATCAATCATATAACCAACAGATACGATACCTATTATTTTACCTTGATCCATAATAGGAGCTTTACCTCGTAGTGCTAAACCTAAAGAGCCTTCGCTAATAGTAATACTGCTATTTCCGCTCAGTACTTCCTGATTGTCTCCACCTACCATTGGAGAATGTAACTTGTTATTCGAGGTATGATATAAACGATAAGCTTGTTCATCACCAATAACGATATAATTCGCATCACTTTGTTCAAAAATATCATTAACTAAATTGGCTAAATTGGTGGTATCTCTTTCTTTAACATATTTTATTAAACTCGGTATAACGGACAATTCTTTCGCTTGAATTTGCGCTTTTTCACCCAAACTTTTATACAACGTAGTTTTAGTTGCATTCCATATATAGCTTTGTAAAAGTGCGAGAATTATTAAAGAAAAAAGCAAAAGAGACAGAAATAACTTCGTCGCAAAAGATAATTGTACTTTTTTTCGCATAATAACGCTCACACTAAAAATTAACTATTGACATTGAGTTTATCACAGCATTAAAAAACATAGAGCCTTTAAAACCATAAAAACCACACTTAAAGTATGATTTAAATCACAAAATTGGAGTTAAAATTTTGTAACCATATGCGCCAATTTAACAAATTCAAATTTTTTTTGGAGAAAAATAAAATATGGCGGATCTTAACTCAATCGGAAAAATGCGGACTGAAGAAGAATCAGTATCAAGCTCTGATGAAAAACAACATGATAAATGGCCTTACAATGTGAAACAACAACCAACGGGATGGCCATACAATTGGTGGCGACTTATGGACAATTATAAAATTGGTGTAATCCCGCTTCCATTATTTATCATTGCTGGTATCCTAATTTTCGCTGAAGTGTTAGTAACTGGTAAATTACCTAGCGAAATTGTTGTGATGGTGGTAACTTGTGCCTTCTTTGGCTTCCTATGTGGTGAAATTGGTAAGCGTTTACCAATCGTTGGAAAAATGGGGGCAGCAGCGATCTGTGCGACCTTTATTCCATCGGCGCTAGTTTATTATGGTATTTTACCTACTCCGGTCGTCCAAGCAACAACAAAATTCTATAAAGATACACACATTTTGTATCTATACATTTGTTGTATTATCGTTGGTAGTATTATGAATATGGATAAGAGAACGCTTATTCAGGGATTCTTAAAAATATTCGGACCAATGGTATGTGGTGAAATCGTTGGAATGTTAGTTGGTGTTGGTGTTGGTTATTTACTAGGTTTATCTCCATTTGAAACATTCTTCTTCTTAGTATTACCTATCATGGCAGGCGGTGTTGGTGAAGGTGCGATTCCTCTTTCAATCGGATATGCATCAATATTAGGTATGGAACAAGGTGAAGCACTTGGTCGTGTATTACCAATCGTTATGTTAGGTGGTTTAACAGGTATTATTTGTGGTGGCGTTCTTAACCGTCTTGGTAAAGCTTACCCACATTTAACTGGTAATGGTCGATTACTACCGGCTTCAGAAGATGATGAGTTAATGGGTGATAAAAAAGCAGCTAAAGCTGAACCTGTTATCGACGTAACAACATTTGCTTCAGGTGTATTATTAGCAGCAATTCTTTATATGATTGGCATGATCGGTCATAAATTAACAGGTATTCCAGCTCCGGTAGGAATGTTATTTGCTGCAGTTTTTGTTAAGTTAGTATCAGGTGTTTCACCGAAAGTATTAAGTGGTTCACAAGTCGTTTACAAATTTTTCCAAACGTCTGTTACCTATCCAATTCTATTTGCGGTAGGTGTAGCAATCACTCCATGGGATAAAATCGTTGCAGCTTTCACTATTACAAATTTAATCGTTATTGTTTGTACTGTTGTTAGCTTAGTCACCACTGGTTTCTTTGTCGCTAAAAAATTAGGTATGTATCCGATTGATGCTGCTGTTATTTCGTGCTGTCAAAGTGGTCAAGGCGGAACAGGTGACGTTGCAATCTTAACTGCCGCAGAACGTATGGAGTTAATGCCATTTGCTCAAATTGCAACCCGTATAGGTGGTGCAATAAATGTATCAGTGTCATTACTCATTCTCGGCAATTTCTTAGTTTAGATTAAAATTTTAAAGAGCAACCTTAGTTTAACTAGGGTTGTTCCCTTTTATTTATAGTTAAATTTAGCATAAAACAGCTTTTAAGGAGTTTTCATGAAGCTTGTCAGTTATCTTGTCTCTGGTCGAGCAAGTTTTGGTCTTCTTAATCATAATGGTATTGTTGATTTAAAAGAAAAATTAGGCAATAAATATGCCGATTTAAAATCTTTACTTGCTGATTCTGAAGGACTTACTGTCGCCAAAACTTATCTTGATGCACCAAGTGACATTGATGAACAAGACATTACTTATCTACCCGTTATTCCAAATCCAAACAAAATTTTATGTGTTGGTATGAATTATGCGGAAAAACGCGCAGAATTTAACGAAACTAGCTCAGCGCCAACGTTATTCGTTCGTTTTCCTGATTCACAAACAGGTCACAAAACTAATATTATCAAACCGGCTATCACTAACGAGTTAGATTACGAAGGTGAATTAGCGATCATTATTGGTAAAGAAGGATTTCGTATTAAACCAGAAGAGGCATTATCACATGTAGCTGGCTACAGCTGCTATATGGATGGGTCTATTCGTGACTGGCAATATACTTGGTTTACAGCAGGTAAAAACTGGCCAAGTACTGGTGCATTCGGTCCATGCATCACAACCAGTGATGAAATCCCTGATCCAACAGTTTTATCTTTAACCACTTATTTAAATGGTCAGGAGATGCAACACGATTGTATTAAAAATCTTGTGCACACTGTACCAGAACTTATTTCTTACATTAGTACATTTACTCGTTTATCGCCTGGAGATGTCATCCTTACTGGTTCACCTGGTGGCGTTGGTAAAAAACGTAACCCTCCAGTATTTATGAAAGATGGCGATAAGATTGAAGTCGAAATTACAGGAATTGGTCGTTTAACCAATTATGTAGTAGCAGAAAGAGGGTAATTTTATGTATGATTTAGTTGATTATACCATCGTTGATATTTCTAAATCAGAACAATACTATCAAGAAATAAAACTATTATTGTCTCGATCTGATCTTGATTTAGACTCGCAAGTTACTCTTTTTATGGTAGCAAAAATTCACGATAAAATTATTGCTTGTGCGGGAATGGATCGCAATATTATTAAATGTGTTGCTATTGATCCTCAATATCGCGGTAATCAACTAAATCTGACTTTAATGGATCAAACCATAAAATATGCCAATGAAAACGGCTATTTTCACCTTTTTTTATACACTAAACCTGAAAATATAGATTTCTTTAAAGGATGCGGTTTTTACCCTATTGTTGAAATAACCGATTTAGTTGTTTTAATGGAAAACAATCCAGTCGGAATAAAGCAATATTGTAAACAACTCAATGCACAGAAAAAAGAAGGAAAAAAAATTGGCAGCATTGTCATGAATGCCAATCCTTTTACTAAAGGTCATCAATACTTAGTACAATATGCAGCAAGTCAATGTGACTGGTTACATGTATTTGTTGTCAATGAAAATGCCTCGCAATTTTCATTTGATACACGTTTAAAACTAGTTAAAGATGGCACAAATCAGATAAACAATGTCACTGTGCATGCAAGCTCACCCTATATTATTTCTAGAGCAACATTTCCTACTTATTTCCTAAAAGATAAGACAAAGATTGATCAGGCCTATATGGGTATCGATCTGTTGATTTTCCGAAATTATATTGCTCCAGCACTCAA
The sequence above is drawn from the Gilliamella apicola genome and encodes:
- the citC gene encoding [citrate (pro-3S)-lyase] ligase; the encoded protein is MYDLVDYTIVDISKSEQYYQEIKLLLSRSDLDLDSQVTLFMVAKIHDKIIACAGMDRNIIKCVAIDPQYRGNQLNLTLMDQTIKYANENGYFHLFLYTKPENIDFFKGCGFYPIVEITDLVVLMENNPVGIKQYCKQLNAQKKEGKKIGSIVMNANPFTKGHQYLVQYAASQCDWLHVFVVNENASQFSFDTRLKLVKDGTNQINNVTVHASSPYIISRATFPTYFLKDKTKIDQAYMGIDLLIFRNYIAPALNITHRFVGTEPIDEVTKAYNEAMRYWLEDNTVSSLPAITVVEVERITESNCVVSASLVRKLLATGQYEQVKTLVPPTTWDYLSANLDKFKI
- a CDS encoding fumarylacetoacetate hydrolase family protein, producing MKLVSYLVSGRASFGLLNHNGIVDLKEKLGNKYADLKSLLADSEGLTVAKTYLDAPSDIDEQDITYLPVIPNPNKILCVGMNYAEKRAEFNETSSAPTLFVRFPDSQTGHKTNIIKPAITNELDYEGELAIIIGKEGFRIKPEEALSHVAGYSCYMDGSIRDWQYTWFTAGKNWPSTGAFGPCITTSDEIPDPTVLSLTTYLNGQEMQHDCIKNLVHTVPELISYISTFTRLSPGDVILTGSPGGVGKKRNPPVFMKDGDKIEVEITGIGRLTNYVVAERG
- a CDS encoding ATP-binding protein, with protein sequence MRKKVQLSFATKLFLSLLLFSLIILALLQSYIWNATKTTLYKSLGEKAQIQAKELSVIPSLIKYVKERDTTNLANLVNDIFEQSDANYIVIGDEQAYRLYHTSNNKLHSPMVGGDNQEVLSGNSSITISEGSLGLALRGKAPIMDQGKIIGIVSVGYMIDDIYVLHINQFIPIIIFCSLLFFALFVFSFFFSKAVKKQMFNLEPKAIALLVKSQKSIMESIFEGIIAIDLNYKIININQSARNMLDIIASDQELLNHDLRNFIKSTDFLYGNENQTKDVHDHICYFNNIIVIANRIRVIVDDQIQGWVITFRNYDDINLLSMKLTQVTQYIDNLRALRHEHLNWMATLSGLIYMKRYEEAQSFITLHSADNQNCLDFISEHFKIPAICGLLIGKYSKSHEIGLNLVFDPACQLSALPALITETEFMSVLGNLLDNAFNACLKNNQGDKTIYLYLSDATDEIVLEVSDQGCGIDASIRESIFEPGVTSQDAKEHGIGLHLVSTYIKKANGYITFEDNTPYGTIFSVFIPK